A genome region from Eurosta solidaginis isolate ZX-2024a chromosome 2, ASM4086904v1, whole genome shotgun sequence includes the following:
- the LOC137242610 gene encoding cytoplasmic dynein 2 heavy chain 1-like, which translates to MADLLDIIGNRLLEICVEQLLMEDIWNLNSHHVSTLMSQCIDTADSWLQLCDSLTRLFWPNYAQHPWVGEPHVPNLFKDRLTEIKNIKNLYKQIVTLLGDEETKQMLYESSPFKEINIVDTTSLGQSKWNKALQYFEQVLQPIDERIPAALKAQLHNHLSNPRQVIFIFSKYETLIQRPAVLEFLTIEREQFLQSYQILLQDLRKAMSDTNMAPDSGHLSVICNECRWLKVVQYQINEIEKVSHLISGRHGYDKIIKAV; encoded by the exons ATGGCCGATCTGTTGGATATCATAG GTAATCGCTTACTAGAGATCTGTGTTGAGCAACTACTTATGGAAGATATATGGAATTTAAATTCTCATCATGTGAGCACCCTAATGAGTCAATGCATTGACACCGCCGATTCATGGTTACAGTTGTGTGACTCACTCACACGTCTTTTTTGGCCAAATTATGCGCAACATCCTTGGGTTGGCGAACCACATGTACCAAATCTTTTCAAGGATCGTCTtactgaaataaaaaatattaaaaatctttataaGCAAATCGTAACACTGTTAGGTGATGAGGAGACAAAGCAGATGCTTTATGAAAGTTCGCCTTTTAAAG AAATTAATATAGTTGATACAACTTCATTGGGTCAATCGAAATGGAACAAGGCTTTACAATACTTTGAGCAAGTACTACAACCCATCGATGAACGCATTCCAGCAGCGCTGAAAGCTCAACTTCATAATCATCTGAGCAATCCACGGCAGGTCATATTCATTTTCTCCAAATATGAAACGCTCATACAGCGACCAGCTGTACTCGAATTTTTGACCATCGAACGCGAACAATTCCTACAGTCATATCAAATTTTGCTACAAGATTTGCGTAAAGCGATGTCCGACACCAATATGGCACCCGATAGTGGTCATCTCTCAGTGATTTGCAATGAATGCCGTTGGCTGAAAGTTGTACAATATCAG ATAAATGAAATTGAGAAAGTAAGTCATTTGATCAGCGGTCGTCATGGTTACGACAAGATAATCAAAGCAGTGTAA